Proteins from a single region of Callithrix jacchus isolate 240 chromosome 12, calJac240_pri, whole genome shotgun sequence:
- the ADRA2A gene encoding alpha-2A adrenergic receptor, translated as MFRQEQPLSEGSFAPMGSLQPDAGNASWNGTEAPGGGARATPYSLQVTLTLVCLAGLLMLLTVFGNVLVIIAVFTSRALKAPQNLFLVSLASADILVATLVIPFSLANEVMGYWYFGKAWCEIYLALDVLFCTSSIVHLCAISLDRYWSITQAIEYNLKRTPRRIKAIIVTVWVISAVISFPPLISIEKKGGGDGQQPAEPRCVINDQKWYVISSCIGSFFAPCLIMILVYVRIYQIAKRRTRVPPSRRGPDAATAAPPGGAESRPNGLGPERGAGLAGAEAEPLPTQLNGAPGEPAPAGPRDADALDLEESSSSDHAERPPGPRRHERGPRAKGKARASQVKPGDSLPRRGPGATGLGMPAAGPGEERAGAAKASRWRGRQNREKRFTFVLAVVIGVFVVCWFPFFFTYTLTAVGCSVPRTLFKFFFWFGYCNSSLNPVIYTIFNHDFRRAFKKILCRGDRKRIV; from the coding sequence ATGTTCCGCCAGGAGCAGCCGCTGTCCGAGGGCAGCTTTGCGCCCATGGGCTCCTTGCAGCCGGACGCCGGCAACGCAAGCTGGAACGGGACCGAGGCGCCGGGGGGCGGCGCCCGGGCCACCCCTTACTCCCTGCAGGTGACGCTGACGCTGGTGTGCCTGGCCGGCCTGCTCATGCTGCTCACCGTGTTCGGCAACGTGCTCGTCATCATCGCCGTGTTCACGAGCCGCGCGCTCAAGGCGCCCCAAAACCTCTTCCTGGTGTCTCTGGCCTCGGCCGACATCCTGGTGGCCACGCTCGTCATCCCGTTCTCGCTGGCCAACGAGGTCATGGGCTACTGGTACTTCGGCAAGGCGTGGTGCGAGATCTACCTGGCGCTCGACGTGCTCTTCTGCACGTCGTCCATCGTGCACCTGTGCGCCATCAGCCTGGACCGCTACTGGTCCATCACGCAGGCCATCGAGTACAACCTGAAGCGCACGCCGCGCCGCATCAAGGCCATCATCGTCACCGTGTGGGTCATCTCGGCCGTCATCTCCTTCCCGCCGCTCATCTCCATCGAGAAGAAGGGCGGCGGCGACGGCCAGCAGCCGGCCGAGCCGCGCTGCGTGATCAACGACCAGAAGTGGTACGTCATCTCGTCGTGCATCGGCTCCTTCTTCGCGCCCTGCCTCATCATGATCCTGGTCTACGTGCGCATCTACCAGATCGCCAAGCGTCGTACCCGCGTGCCGCCCAGCCGCCGGGGTCCAGACGCCGCCACCGCCGCGCCGCCGGGGGGCGCCGAGAGCAGGCCCAACGGCCTGGGCCCTGAGCGCGGCGCGGGCCTGGCGGGCGCTGAGGCCGAGCCGCTGCCCACCCAGCTCAACGGCGCCCCGGGTGAGCCAGCGCCGGCCGGGCCGCGCGACGCCGACGCCCTGGACCTGGAGGAGAGCTCGTCGTCGGACCACGCCGAGCGGCCCCCAGGGCCCCGCAGACATGAGCGCGGCCCCCGGGCCAAGGGCAAGGCCCGGGCAAGCCAGGTGAAGCCGGGGGACAGCCTGCCGCGGCGCGGGCCAGGGGCCACGGGGCTCGGGATGCCGGCGGCGGGGCCGGGGGAGGAGCGCGCCGGGGCTGCTAAGGCGTCGCGCTGGCGCGGGCGTCAGAACCGCGAGAAGCGCTTCACGTTCGTGCTGGCGGTGGTCATCGGCGTGTTCGTGGTGTGCTGGTTCCCCTTCTTCTTCACCTACACGCTCACGGCCGTCGGGTGCTCAGTGCCGCGCACGCTCTTCAAGTTCTTCTTCTGGTTCGGCTACTGCAACAGCTCGCTGAACCCGGTTATCTACACCATCTTCAACCACGACTTCCGCCGCGCCTTCAAGAAGATCCTCTGCCGGGGGGACAGGAAGCGGATCGTGTGA